One part of the Gemmatimonadales bacterium genome encodes these proteins:
- a CDS encoding PQ-loop domain-containing transporter translates to METLKNVVSVLVAIAGFANALLFVPQAWRIWRGKNADGVSLTTFVGFLLFQATFIGHGILRQDWALASGMGASFLTCGAVVALAVRYRR, encoded by the coding sequence ATGGAAACGCTGAAGAATGTCGTCAGTGTTCTCGTCGCCATTGCGGGGTTTGCGAACGCGCTGCTGTTCGTACCCCAAGCGTGGCGCATCTGGCGCGGGAAGAACGCGGACGGCGTGTCACTCACGACGTTCGTCGGATTCCTCCTGTTCCAGGCAACCTTCATCGGCCACGGCATTCTTCGCCAGGACTGGGCGCTCGCATCCGGCATGGGCGCGAGCTTCCTCACCTGCGGAGCGGTCGTGGCGCTGGCGGTGCGATACCGCCGGTAA